Proteins encoded together in one Impatiens glandulifera chromosome 1, dImpGla2.1, whole genome shotgun sequence window:
- the LOC124919009 gene encoding uncharacterized protein LOC124919009 isoform X4 — MKRKQGKGKKKPRASPTGTGKAKQVVHDIARFYNGANSDMEPSGGANINSRMEDEAPPQKDNIVNNPLADFGRVVLANARVGDNLSSCADPPSGLVKSSKKSKSLVKNSARVVPSSSMRTNNNEVVVAEKSTQRQPKLSHKVSVYKDQELKAALEVIRTVMELDAALPFNIPVDGSEVPDYYDIIDTPMDFGTILHNLETGVKYMNAKDVLCDAEHIWNNCFKYNKTGSFIMELGKRVMNKFLKLWAEAGLDKESGDDINGFPHVSPAIPAASFIIHGNRIPEEPPVDNPRHLQHNLMEHNEGELRQSMSHIQSIHSHMNYFQPNRSFCQMPHPQAHPDSVPGLARQSHGQSYPLHPVVDCSTCFQRNQIRGESQQHYHPLPSSSKAPYQTHQDYMYPDQPHSSLPYTEIAAANGDPMTRYNKYVPQSPWGPMTNCHQFDHAALHQRQPHQASATHIHHQQPEHCSYQSHANFSQPQPYQLPTDTGRDRNGDFALAPTAESMKRNPKRKPSLPEVPVTNNNAQQEDQIRSSRPSAIIEDFSLAPPAESMKRTPKHKKARLPASLVTNNHPQQEDQVQSCRPSAVIGNASPSPTMITSGARTTRQESRHQPDQVDDNQNSMPLVNFSETSHQLTVDNTQPQSSIPSPGPDEVAEENDKGNSNGPTNCLDLWSSTTKITISFDEFGQPIGDETPKLITFLGTLARNGELAPLTYVDWRTVPEDNKAKMWKLVQSKFDIDPQFRDWTTKSVGKKWKDWKAHLKSTHYLSHDNDEDRLAACDDRVFPEQWKFLVSFWNSDLSKERSIKAKASRSKQRIHHTTGRKSFARIREEQRAKMPDREPPSKADLFIFTRTRKDGQPVNEESSKLISALQAAQQQGGASNDGGIADDIFSSVVKINRSNMFGPVQQTPQMHVASMLSKENEAIQFVSEAKKEVLEMKQKMVSMEQSYTQMTDQMTKLVSMMSDIHNKKALVEPDEPVPNVIVLPSSPVPALAHVEPAPTHVEQVVDVTTNNSDNSDNSDKSSKEVFELSSQRTIRKRGIAQRTSTRKKIPRKK, encoded by the exons ATGAAGCGGAAGCAAGGGAAAGGGAAGAAGAAACCAAGGGCATCCCCAACAGGGACTGGAAAAGCAAAACAGGTGGTTCATGATATTGCTAGGTTTTATAATGGAGCAAACTCGGATATGGAACCTTCAGGTGGTGCTAATATCAACTCTAGAATGGAGGATGAAGCACCACCTCAAAAGGACAACATTGTAAACAACCCACTAGCTGATTTTGGAAGAGTAGTATTGGCTAATGCAAGAGTAGGTGACAATTTAAGTTCGTGTGCTGATCCACCGTCTGGTTTGGTCAAGTCCTCGAAGAAGTCCAAAAGCTTAGTGAAAAATTCAGCAAGAGTCGTACCCTCCTCAAGTATGAGGACTAATAATAATGAAGTAGTTGTTGCAGAGAAGTCAACACAAAGACAACCCAAACTGTCTCATAAGGTTTCTGTATACAAGGATCAAGAGTTAAAAGCTGCTTTGGAG GTCATTCGAACGGTTATGGAATTGGATGCTGCTTTACCCTTCAACATCCCTGTGGATGGCTCTGAAGTACCC GATTACTATGACATCATTGATACACCAATGGATTTTGGCACAATACTCCACAATCTCGAAACTGGTGTTAAGTACATGAATGCAAAGGATGTTCTCTGTGATGCTGAGCATATCTGGAACAACTGCTTCAAGTATAACAAGACAGGAAGTTTCATAATGGAGCTGGGGAAGCGGGTGatgaataaatttttaaagCTTTGGGCGGAAGCTGGCTTGGATAAGGAATCAGGAGATGACATCAATG GATTTCCACATGTATCTCCTGCAATTCCTGCTGCTAGTTTCATCATACATGGAAATAGGATACCAGAAGAACCTCCTGTTGACAATCCCAGACATCTGCAACACAATCTGATGGAGCATAATGAAGGCGAGCTTCGTCAGTCCATGAGCCATATCCAGTCAATTCATTCTCATATGAATTATTTTCAGCCCAATCGAAGTTTTTGTCAGATGCCTCATCCACAGGCACACCCAGATTCTGTTCCTGGAT TGGCAAGACAATCACATGGACAGAGTTATCCGTTGCACCCCGTTGTTGACTGCTCAACCTGCTTTCAGAGGAATCAGATAAGAGGAGAATCTCAACAGCATTATCATCCACTTCCATCAAGCAGCAAGGCGCCATATCAAACACACCAAGATTATATGTATCCAGATCAACCTCATAGTTCCCTGCCATATACTGAAATTGCTGCTGCTAATGGAG ATCCCATGACAAGGTACAACAAATATGTGCCTCAAAGCCCATGGGGTCCAATGACCAATTGTCACCAGTTTGATCATGCAGCCCTACACCAAAGGCAACCCCATCAGGCCTCAGCTACCCATATTCACCACCAGCAGCCAGAGCACTGTAGTTATCAGAGTCATGCCAACTTTAGCCAGCCACAGCCTTACCAGTTACCAACAGACACTGGCAGAGACAGAAATG GAGATTTTGCATTAGCACCGACAGCTGAATCCATGAAAAGGAACCCCAAACGCAAGCCTAGCCTACCAGAAGTCCCCGTGACTAACAACAATGCCCAGCAAGAGGATCAAATCCGGTCTAGCAGACCAAGTGCTATTATTG AAGATTTTTCATTAGCACCGCCAGCTGAATCCATGAAAAGGACCCCCAAACACAAAAAAGCTAGACTACCAGCAAGCCTCGTGACTAACAATCATCCCCAGCAAGAGGATCAAGTGCAGTCTTGCAGACCAAGTGCTGTTATTG GAAATGCATCCCCATCACCTACAATGATAACATCTGGTGCAAGGACCACTAGACAAGAGTCCAGACACCAACCAGACCAAGTGGATGACAACCAAAACAGCATGCCTCTTGTTAATTTTTCTGAGACATCCCATCAGCTAACCGTAGACAACACTCAGCCACAATCTTCCATTCCATCACCAGGTCCAGACGAGGTTGCTGAAG AAAATGATAAGGGAAACAGCAATGGACCAACTAATTGTCTTGACCTATGGAGCAGTACAACTAAGATTACTATTTCTTTCGATGAGTTTGGGCAGCCCATTGGCGATGAAACCCCGAAACTGATTACTTTTCTTGGCACATTAGCACGAAATGGGGAACTAGCACCGTTGACCTATGTTGATTGGCGGACTGTACCTGAGGATAACAAGGCAAAAATGTGGAAGCTTGTTCAG TCAAAATTTGATATTGACCCACAATTCAGAGATTGGACAACAAAGTCAGTTGGGAAGAAATGGAAAGACTGGAAGGCTCATTTAAAGTCTACTCATTATCTTTCTCATGATAATGATGAGGACAGGTTGGCAGCCTGTGATGATAGAGTCTTTCCAGAACAATGGAAATTCCTTGTTTCATTTTGGAACTCTGATCTTTCAAAG GAGCGGAGTATTAAAGCTAAGGCTAGTCGCTCCAAACAAAGGATCCATCACACCACAGGGAGGAAGAGTTTTGCTCGTATAAGAGAGGAGCAg CGTGCAAAGATGCCCGACCGTGAACCGCCATCAAAAGCAGATCTCTTCATATTCACTCGCACCCGTAAAGATGGGCAGCCTGTTAATGAGGAATCGTCAAAATTGATT TCAGCGCTTCAAGCAGCCCAACAACAGGGTGGGGCATCCAATGATGGAGGAATTGCAGATGACATATTCTCCAGTGTCGTTAAAATTAACCGCTCTAATATGTTTGGACCTGTTCAGCAAACTCCCCAAATGCATGTTGCGTCAATGCTGTCTAAAGAAAATGAAGCCATACAATTTGTCTCTGAGGCCAAAAAAGAGGTGCTGGAGATGAAGCAAAAGATGGTTTCTATGGAACAGTCTTATACCCAAATGACAGACCAAATGACAAAGCTTGTTTCAATGATGTCTGACATTCATAATAAGAAGGCTCTCGTTGAACCTGATGAACCTGTACCGAATGTAATTGTTCTTCCTTCTAGTCCTGTCCCCGCTCTCGCCCATGTCGAACCCGCTCCCACCCATGTCGAACAA GTTGTTGATGTTACTACTAACAATTCCGACAATTCTGACAATTCTGACAAATCCTCCAAGGAGGTTTTTGAGTTGTCATCACAG AGGACTATAAGAAAGAGAGGGATTGCACAGAGAACAAGTACCAGAAAGAAG ATTCCTCGCAAGAAGTGA